The DNA window CCTCAGAATTACGATTTCGCCGTCAAGTTTGTCTCGCTGGCGCAGGCGTTGCTGTGGCAGGGACGGATTCGGCCACATCCGCAGAGCGTGAGAAGGGGGGAGCTGGAGCGGCGTTTTGGATGGATTGCAGGAGATGCGGGAGGGAAGAGTTTCGGGAGTGAAACTTGTGTATCCTATTTGACGACGTGGGTATTTGCTATTCCAGGTACATTTTGTATAATTTGAAGCTGAATAATCATGTTCAAACTCGTCGGTGCTACATTTTTATATGCTTACTCAAAGTTTACTCATACACTACCTGCCCCCTTGCGCCCTGAGATGTCAGACATTGCTTATATGGAGTGGCGTAAAATGCTTCAGATAGTGCGTGAAAGCACTGCCTTGTTCGAAAGAGGCCTCAGGAGGGGTATGTGTAATACGACTCGAGAAGAAGCGTAAAGAACAAGTTCTTCAGGAGATTGCTTTCGGAGGTTAGACCTCTATTATTAAGTAGATTCAAAGTCACTCTATTCTTTAACATCACGGCGAATAGCAGGAGTCACAAAGATATTGAcatgtttttgttttttgttgcATTGGTGTACTACCTAGTTCATATCATATCAAAGCCCTATGCCTGCAGGGGCACAATGATGAATCATCACGATAATATGTTGCCGCATATATCTGCCCTAAAATTTTGATCTATCATTTGCCCTTGACACCTCAACTCCGACCCGCAATATCCGAGTATCCTGCTCAGATGGCTTCATGGGGTGTTTTTTTGCCGAATTCAAATCCAAAATTACATCAAAGAAGCATAGCCTTTCGCACTCTCTAAGTATTGTTACATGTTTGCGGCAGCTTTAGACGAATCCTCGTCTTCCGCAAACAGTAGCGTCTcaaatggaagaagaagaggaagaagacgatgatggtgatgatgatgatgatgatggcgttgacgatgacgaggaggttGAAGACATTGGTGTTATCCAGAAAGGGACTCTCTTAAGCTCTTGGCTTTGCGTCTTGTGTTGCCTCGTCGCACTTTGAGATGGTCTATATCCAGAGTTTTGGTTTTCTAGGCGTTCAAGCAGCTCTATCAGCTGGTTGTGTGTCTTCTCGGCCTGTATCGCTAGCTGTGATTGATAGTATTCGAAGCCGGTTGGTCCTGAAGCTTGATTTTCGACAactttggctttttgggCGCACATCTTTGCAAAAATAGAGTATTCGGAGGTCAAGACTGAATTCTCGTGTTtgaagaaatagaagaatAGCGTCGAGGAGAGAAATAGGTGTTGgaggtatatatataggtcGTACTAATGTTGAAACGATATATCCACTAAATCGAATACGTCTCATAAACTTTAGTTGCTGTGAGACCAAATGGTGCTTTACTTTGCACTTacggaagaaggaaataaaaCCGAGAAGCTCCTTAAAGTCGACAAACAAGGGGAATGCCCGGTACTTGAATAGAATGACGCTTTTCAGCTCCACCCCATTCTTTGGCCAAGATCTTGGGACAGCAGCATCGTCCAATATATCCCTACCGGGTCCATTGTCCCAAAATGGAAGTTACACCCTGCCAAATGGTCATGGCATCtagctctctttttttctggggTCTCAAAGCGAATCTCCGCTTATCCCGCTGGCGAAGGATATGACTAGTACTGGATAGCTTGCGGTAGAATTTGCGCTAGGAATGTCATTCTACTATCCCCTTTCCCATCTAGGAAGAAAAGTTGGGTTCATGGAATCGATGGAATCGGCGCATGATTCTGGAGCAAGATCCACGGCGAAGCGGCTCTTGGAAGCGGCTAGCAATTGCGTAGCAACACACCTCTTGGTGGAGCTGAGTTTTCGAATGGCAGATGTATGTGCCTCTGACTCTGATGCGTAACTGTTCAAGGGCTGAGAATGATTACACTATCGTtactttttccttgtttggACATTCCCGATAGGAGTCGGTACGCAGGCCGTTTCTGCCTCGGCAGTGGTGGATTGCCAATGCAACGTAACGATGGAAGAAATATGTGCAAACTGGAAATGCGGTGGTTGATCTGATTATCGGCGTTTGcgtttctctttcttcgaGTCCGTTCGGCGTTTGTGTCGGCAATTCTCTATGGCCGAGTTCCACAGTCAGCAATTCGGCCTTGCCATTGACGCAAAAGATATTTCCGTAGTGAGTAATACCGAAAGTTGTGATGATTGGCAAAACTTACGACAGCTGTAAAGCCCCATGGCGTGAAATATATTCTTTGTCATTGGATTTATTTCGGGAGAGGTATCCGTAAGAGCGCAGGTGGGGGCCAGGATTTGGCCCATGCTCATTTCTGTCGTGTTGGTTTAATGCGATGCAGGCAAGGGCGTATTGATGCCTGAGGAACTAACCAAACCTTGACCTTCAATCTGTCAAGGAATATGGCCGAACAAGATGCCTCAGATATCCAATATTTCATATTGCTCGGACGGCAAATCAATCACTTGGTAACTGACATTTTACTCGTTCATCATTTCCACCAAGTCATCAAACATGGCACTGACGAGTTTATTGGATAGAAATCCAGACAGCTATTCGTCCTCTCACGCTTTAAGGAACAGGATCCCGAGCACCTTGACGGTATTGCTACAGAAGAATCAGATGCAGCATGAACGTTTGGTGATTGAATATCAATGCAACCCTGAATAGTGGCGAAAATACTACGTCAATCTCCCAATGAGGCACTTGGAATATCGAATTCTGCCAAGCTCCAAATCAACTTATccctcgcttcttcttggtggaCGCCCTGCGGAATCTCCGCTACAGAAATACGGTGCTTACGATTTGCAAAGCGCTAATCCACCGATCCCTTGGCTCGAAACAGCCCCCCTTTGGACCCACGAAACCTGTCAAAGTTGAAGCTTCTAGATGCATTGCCGTTTATCACTCTAGCTCCTATACATCATCCGGAAGAATACTTGTGTTGACAGCAACTCATGGTGTGACTTGAATCGCATTCCTGTCTTCTATGGCATTGGCCTTGCAGACAAGATAAGAAAGCTTCGAATCCTCGGCATCCTGATGGCCCTCGTCTCTGCTAGACTCTCCTTTTCCGGGCGGTTGGACCCGGAGATCGGCGTCAAACAAGACGTTATTGTGGAACCATTCATCACCACTCGGCCTTGAGCTGTGCTGCCGAGCCGTTGCCGCTAGCATTGACTCGCAATGAGCCCCTGCTCCAATTGCATTGCGGTCACCTCAACGACATGAAACTTGAGTTCTACTTCGAAGACGGAGTCGAACCGCAAGCCATAGCTTGTTTAGTGAGCCGACTAGTCGTTTTActcgtcctcttccaccAAACTTGACAGACTACGCAATCCAATCAACCAGTCGAGATGGAGACTGGCTGAAGACTGGGAGATACTAACTCAGTATCTCTCGATTTCCTTCTTTGGCAATCGCGCTACCGATGATTCCCCACACGTTCCCGAACTCGGCTCCGTCCCGATACTGGACAAGCGGCTCTCTCCACCAGGCTATTAGTAACACGACGGCTAATATGCTAAATGCAGCCCAGTGGATGTTGGACAAAGACGATGGGCTACAGGGAGCACCAACTGCTTGGCTGATACCGGCTTTGCGGCAGGGATATTTAGGTTACGGCGGGATCACACTGAATCATGGCTTTGCTCCTTTTACTTCCAAGTGGCTCGATCTCTTCTTGCGGTTGTTGCGGAAGGATTCGTCAACCAGGTCAGTCGCGGCATACGGACTTGGCGTGCcgctcctttttttcccatgtGGCTGCCCCATATGCCCATTTGATCGTATTGCAGTAGCGTCCGAGTATGTCGCAGCTAAATAGCCGACGAGCTGATTTGCACTGGGCAAAGTATTTTCTCGCTCAGGGAACCAACGACGGCACCTACTAGGAGTTTCAGAGTTATCTCGCAAATGGATATCCGCAGCGGGAAGGACTAGTTTTCCTTGGCGATCTCTTGGGCATGTTTCTCACTAGAACTCCGTTTCATCCGTGTAAACGCCGTATACACTGTACGGCGTTTACGCTCGTCCGGGGTATTCGCGATGTGTTTGCGTATACACCAGACAAACCAAGCTGAAAGTATGCAATATTCTCTCTAGCTGCAGCATCCATCCCTCTTCCTTACTCCACAAAGGATACCACCCACGCTGCCATTTTCGATCCTTTGCATGGCCGAGAACCTAGAAAATATGGGGAGAAAGATATCCAGGGTTATTAACACtttctgcttgcttgctcgctcgctctcggCCCTCGCTGTCGGTCCCGACCTGGCCAGAACGGCTGAAAATTTCCGATACAAGGTGCAGATCAAGCAAGGGTCTGGAGCAACGTCAAAGGGCTGGGAAGAGTTAATGTGTCTAACCAAGCTTGGCTTTCATCGTCATGGGTAGCAACAATATCAGATGTGGGCCAGCAGGAATGAGGATCTCTAGGTCAATGTTGTCAATCTTTGCATGCATTCTAATTCCGATTCCTCTGGATATGACTGTCCGATTCCTTCAGACGCAGCCGATGACGCCCTGGCCGAATCACAAGATTAACCTTTTTCGAAAAGAGCCTTGCATCcatacctacatgtatgttGAGAGCAGAGACAGACGCCACATTAGTCAATACTCAAAACAGCGCTAGGTATGCAGCTCTCGTGTCTTCTTAGTCGCAAATTGTTGTTTGATCTGTCATCATGCAAGCAAAGTGTGCAGATGCGTTTATCAGACCTTTTACTTTGTTTGCTGTAGGAAGAAACGGCGGAGAGCGGTGGGCTGCCAGCCGAGCGAAGATGTTGTCATGGACGCACAACCCTTGTGTGTTGCTTTCACGAGGACCAGTTTGGAGCTTGCATTGAGATGACTGTCCAAAGAAGATCATAAGACGTTTGCAGAGCAGGTCAGGAACGCAGGACGCTACGATGTTGAACACGCAGACCAGAGCGGATCCACTCCAACTATATGGTCGGCTTATAATGCCCTATTCGGCCAAGAGCATTCTCAGAAGGTACTGCTACTGTTTTCGTAATGAAGACTGATAACGGTTCTGCAGCTCAATGAGCCGCGGTCTTCCAGAGAGGATGTGACGCCAGGTTGGCTGTCCTGAGCCTGGCCCGGTTCGTAATGCAACATGATGGAGACTAGGACTATTTGGAACATTTGCGATCACCAAATCCGGTAAACTGGATTGTTCACATACAGTTGCGAGGTTTGGTCAAGATACGCCTATACCGCCACCAGATACTGTCTAATCCCCCACAATACAAGGGATCGACCAAGTTGGAGCAGCAggtttcctttcttttggtGTGTTTCATACGGATTTCTCGGCAGCGCCGATAAGAATACTGTCGAAATCGCTCAAAAGCCAGTGAAATCTTCAACAACTGAAGGGTAAACAACACAAGTGGAAAGGCATCAAcagtttatatttattcaGAGACGCTTCTAGTAGGCCGCAATAACGATTCTCCATATCATGCAATATTCTTCATATGCTCATAGTATATGTCGATTCTTAAAAACAacaaggaaaggaagaaggtGAACCCTACCCATTAATTGCGATTCACCTCCCCTCGGCAAATTGTTTGAACCTATCATTCGGTTCCCGAAATCTATACGACTCGCCTCGGACAACTCGATCAATCTCCTCACGTACAAACGGATATACGTCTCTCCAGGCATTGCGCCCCATCCAGCAGTCCAAATGCCCATAGCCGGGCACGACTCTCCGGCGATACTGGATGTCTCCTCCAGGAAGGCCAGCGGACATGCCAAACGTATCAATCAAGCGCTCATACGTCGTCTCTGTAGCTCTTGGGGAGAGAACGGCGCTGTCTCCGCCAACAAAGAACAGGAATGGGAGACCGCGTAGGCGCTCGATGTTTTCTGGTGTCGTGAGCTCTGTATACTCGGGCTCATTGGTGCTGACTTCTCCTCGACTTCCCATCCGTTTCAGGAGACTAGTTAAATGCATGCTGCATCCGCCGAAAAAGCGGTCAACGTTTCGATGAGTCGCCTCGTTGAGGTTGTTATGGCTCCAACAACGGCCGTACACCAATGTTGTGCGATGACAGGCGGCATTCTTGCAcatttcttcctttctttcgGGGTGAAGCCGCAACAGCTGGTTCAAAAGCTTCTGGGACCAGGGATCTTGGACAGACGACCCAATCTCGAACCAGTCTCCAAAAACAGACTTGTATACCTTGTCCAACGCCAGTGGCGACGTGGCCTTGATCATGTTCAGAGTGGCCCATATAGGGTTCATAAATACTTGGCTGCAAGTGATTCCCGAAACCCACTCAGATGGGATAGTACCGTCGAGGAGGCCACAAGAATACGCGACTGATCCCATGCAGTGAGCAATGGTATAGACTTTGCCGGTTCCATGGGTTCTCCGGATATGCTCGTAGCAGGCCTTGATATCGAGCCTCGAGTCGTATGTCGTCCAGGGCTGTCTATGCGTTGATTCCAGCTGGCATATGCGATGAACCGTTACCCAAACACGGTAACCGGCTCTAACAAAGTAATTAACAGCATTGAACGGAATAGTGGGTAATGCAAATATTTGATGGTCAACAGATGCGCCTGGAATCATGAAGAGATTCTCAATCTTTACGGGCACTCCGTTTGAGTCGGTGGCAACAGCGTTCGGATTTGGCTCCCACATGTGCAGCTGCGTTTCGACGCCGTCTTCAGAGACGACTCTAAATGTCTGGGTCGGCGATGTATGATTCTCGTACAACACGGCTCCCTCATCCGTATACTCAAGGGGAGCAAGTGGCGTCAACAGGTGTGATGCGGAtttggaggcgaagaaggtcAAGAAGTTTGTCATATTTTTCGCTTTGCTCAGGACATCTTTGCCCGAGGCAGAGAGTGTCATCATCTCGGAGACGAGATCCTTTGGGCGCAAACGCAAGATGCCATTTGCAACGAGTTTCTCATCGGCTGAATTAGGAGTCCCCTGATACATGCTGAGATTGTCGTCGAAGGCATCCTGATGATGATTTGCAATCTTTGTTGCTCCATGGGCGACTCTTTCTGTTATTGTAACGTACAAGGTCGTCGTGGAGCGCCACATCTGAAGAGGGCTCAGAGAGACAGAGGCATCAACCAGCTTATATCCAGAAAAGTGAAGCCGTctgccgttgccgccaacCATGTCGCCTTCATACGTCAATCTGCTGGTTCCTGTGATTTCTCGATCCTTCTTGAACAATCCCAAATCACCCTGAGGGATCATGAATGGGGAACCTTGGATAGATGGGCAGACAAAGGTGCCTGTAAAAATGCCGCTAGGCCGGGTTTCATCTCTCATATCATGGCCCTCAAAGACAGTTGCGCTGACCAACAATCTACCAATCTCGCCTTTGCCCTTTCCTGCTCGAAATGCCGATTCATACGCCGCCTTCTTATCAGCTGCCACATCCAGCTGGGTCCTGTGGATGAATCCAGACATGAGTTCTGCAAACTCGACGGTTTTTGATCTGGACATTTTGGCTCTGCCTGTCGTCTTTTTGGGAACCTTGCCATGGAGAGTGGTTAAAGGGCACCGACCCCTTGGCTGATGCGCCGGCTTCCCAAAGAGATCCAAAAtgccattcttctcctcgctaATCACAAGATTATTGTCTCTAGCATACGCCTCGATAGTGCGTTcggcgagagcagcaatGGTAGCAAACGGATTCACACCAATAGATCCAGGAACGAGCGCACCATCAATTACGATGAGGCCGGCATGAGTCTCTGCGGTATCGTTGCCAATGAAAACTTGGCCTAGGTGATTTGTCGCGCCATGGGCTCCAGTGTTGTCCCGAGACATTGGTGCTCCCCTAAACAAAGCACATATCAGTATCAATACGGATTAATCTCAAGCTCAGGATTTTGTCTCTTACCCAAGAGGATGTGCGGTAATCAGTTGTTCGCTCATAAAGTTGTAAAAAGGAGTCAGCGACAGCGTACCGCCAACAGAAGCCGTGGCCCTTTCCAAAAGATCGTTGAGCTTCTTAACTCGGTCGCTTTTCCCGACTCCTTGGAATTCCAAATACGGCTTGTCGTCTTTCAGACACAAAGTTGCTTGGTTCCCTGTTTCATTTGGGCCTTGGTTAGCAATACAGCACTAATGATGAATGCTTTCTTCTCGAGAGATGAAACATATGCGTACCATCATGCGACATGATTAAAAAGACTTGAGTGTTTCCCAGAGGACCACTTTCCGGATTCGAGCCGAATAGAGCCTTCTTACAATGGCCCACGAAAGCCCAAGTTCGCTGAAGGAGCGACATCTCGTAGGCTCGGCTTCCAGGCATCATGTCCAGTATACAAGGCATTATCTCTTTGAATGCTTGCGGCATGGCGCCGTCTTGGATAACATAGCCATTTAGTGGGTTGTCATGGCCTTTTCTATTGTCAATAGCGCTCGTTATCGTTGGACCGACGGGATTTGAAGGATCTTGGTCTGGGTTTCCGAGAGCGTTTACTTCCACGTCGCAGTTGTGTCTATACAACGCGTCGTGTCATTAGGACATCACGATCACGGTACCAGAAGCatttgatgttgatgcttACCCAAAAGCCAAAACGTCGCCATTACCGCTCATTGAACGACCAACCCAATCGCTCATACTCAGGCCCATGTGCTTGCTCCGAAGCAGGATTTCTGTTGTGCCGATGGATCCAGCACCGAGGAAGAGGGCCCTTTTTGCATGCACCCACATCAAGTCGCCATAGACATTGCCTGCTGCGAAACGACTCCGGCCTTTGCCGTGGCAGGCAAAGTAGATCAAGTAGCCGCCGCGATCGTCCTGGACCTTTTCGATATACCGCACTTCGCATTTGCAGAACATTTCGGCACCCCAGTTCCAGGCATCGGCGATGTATGTCACCAACGTCGAAGTTTTCGAGCCATCGTTGACACCAGTGGTTTCTTGTCCAGCAAGTGTTGTCGCTGACATGTTGACGCCGCAACTGTTGGGGCCGTTTCGGAAGCGGGTTGTCAAGGGAACTCTGCGGAATTTGTCTTGCAGTCCAAGAGTTTTTGCCTGTTCGTTGAAtacttccatcttcttgaggCTCGGCCAGTTTTCGGGATACGGCTCTGGCTCAAGCACGTCTCGAACCTTTTGGTAATCTGGAGGTGGAGAGATTGTTAGTCCAAACGAGCTTCCATCGACAGCTGCGACAAGGGCCAGTATTGTTTACATTTACCAAGGCCCGCCGGGTTGTCTCGAATCTCTGGTGGCCAATATCTCATTTTGAGAATGTCATGTTCTGTTTCGAGAAATACATTCGCGTTGACCAGGCTTCCGCCACCCAAGCCTGCGAGAAGTGATGCAGAGTAAGTAAAGAGATGACTAAAGACACTTGCAGTATAGCTTTGGAAGGCTGATACTTACCATTTCCAGCAATAACATTCTGATCGTGGCCAAGAATGAGATGGAACATGCCCGTTGGATTGCCCATGTTGACGCCGACGCCACCTAAAGAACTTGGAATCAAGTCTCCAGTAACGCGATACTGTTTCATCGTGTCAATCGTCCCCGTGGGATACTCTCCTGGCcatctctcttcccctctctctagCAGGCAGACAGACTCGCCTGCTCGAGCCATGCGCGACGCAGCTATGGAGCCTCCATAACCAGAACCGATGACAACACAGTCGTACGAATCTCGTATATGTTCTATGGGCTTGGAAATCCGTGGAAAGGGAGTCTTGCCATCGTTTTCAATCATGGGATGGTCCTCATGATGGGCGAAATCGTCAAGGATATCGCCATCTacagatgaggaagaggcagttGCCGGTGGTGTGGGATACATTTGCTTTGTGGTTGAAACTCTTGGCTAATCGTCAAATAGGCAGAGCATGTTAAACAGGATATATCGATATAATCTAGCCGAAAGAGTCTCAAAGCCATTTCCAGACACCCTCTGCTATAAGCCTGCCTCGGCATAACGGTGTATTTTTAGTCATTGTCAAGCATGCCCATATCGCTATGCCCAGAACGTGTTGGCCGACCTCTTCGGAAGACAACAGTCCCATTGCAGATTTTAGATGCTtcgacatctccaagccACTAGTTTATCCAAATGTTGATAGTGGATGCTAGGACAATAGAAAAGCCTCGTTGTTGGTGGGAGGTCTGTGTTGTTGGTCTGGTCTGCAATCTCCACCTTGGGATTAGAATAGGGAAAGTAAGTGTTAACAACAATACATACACAGTGGCGAACAGacacttcatcttccagctcgcAGAAGAGCCTGGCTTGGAGGCTCTCTTGCATTTGTTTGCCAGTTCCAGCTGAGTCTACACTGTTTGAGCTATTTGGAGCGGCAGCGCTTTTTGAAGGGAAAGTTCTCGGTCCTGTTATCCACcaccccagctgtagctcaCCAAGTGCATGTAATTAGTCCACGTgtaaaaatatttaattatttacaTTCAAAAGTGGCTGTAGCaactgtagcagcagcagcagcagcagcagcagtaagtACCTATTAATACTTTAGTGTTATTACGGCGTGTAAAATTAAGAAGTGTACGCTGATTATTCAAgatttccctctttttcttcatacCCCTTGCCTACGTGTTTTTGACCCTGCTTGACTCCAAGCAATGGTCAATTGTTTGCTAGCTGCTGGTTATAGAGTCGTTCTGGTCTGGTCATGCcttcaagaaaaaaaaacgtgaCCAAAATTCAGCCTTAATGTCCAGTACCTGcatgtacctaggtagttaCTCGTAGATTGTCTCCTTTCAGACCACGCTTCTGGTTATTTCCAAGTTGGAATCGCCCTCAAATAAGCTCAGAATGGCGTTTCTTTTAGCTCTCCCATGCGAATTATCCCTTCAGATAACCAGATTGCTTGGAATTCGCGACAAAATCAACATGAGCGCAACATGCAAGTCATTCAGAGCCCAACTGTTGCCGGAGATTTTCAACACCATACGATTCACCAATAACGACAtctcagcagcatctgcacTGATCGCCGTGGAGGCTCACGGCCAGTATGTAAAAGGAATTGAGTTCACCTGCCAATGCAACCTGGATGATACGCCAACGGCACCATCTCTATTACCGGCAGCTTGCAGACTGTTAAATGGGTCCCTGACGCCAAACCTACAAACGATCACCCTCAAGTATAACTTTGGCCTAGATAATGACTATGACGATGTTTATTTTCACTTttgggatgaagaagatgtgatTGCCACTCGTACGGAAGAACTACAACATGAATGGCGGGCGCTTATGAATGAGACTTGGGAGGCTGTTGCGGCCAACATTTTTGTAAGGGAGCTTGTCCTTGATCAACTTCCG is part of the Trichoderma atroviride chromosome 1, complete sequence genome and encodes:
- a CDS encoding uncharacterized protein (EggNog:ENOG41), which translates into the protein MSRDNTGAHGATNHLGQVFIGNDTAETHAGLIVIDGALVPGSIGVNPFATIAALAERTIEAYARDNNLVISEEKNGILDLFGKPAHQPRGRCPLTTLHGKVPKKTTGRAKMSRSKTVEFAELMSGFIHRTQLDVAADKKAAYESAFRAGKGKGEIGRLLVSATVFEGHDMRDETRPSGIFTGTFVCPSIQGSPFMIPQGDLGLFKKDREITGTSRLTYEGDMVGGNGRRLHFSGYKLVDASVSLSPLQMWRSTTTLYVTITERVAHGATKIANHHQDAFDDNLSMYQGTPNSADEKLVANGILRLRPKDLVSEMMTLSASGKDVLSKAKNMTNFLTFFASKSASHLLTPLAPLEYTDEGAVLYENHTSPTQTFRVVSEDGVETQLHMWEPNPNAVATDSNGVPVKIENLFMIPGASVDHQIFALPTIPFNAVNYFVRAGYRVWVTVHRICQLESTHRQPWTTYDSRLDIKACYEHIRRTHGTGKVYTIAHCMGSVAYSCGLLDGTIPSEWVSGITCSQVFMNPIWATLNMIKATSPLALDKVYKSVFGDWFEIGSSVQDPWSQKLLNQLLRLHPERKEEMCKNAACHRTTLVYGRCWSHNNLNEATHRNVDRFFGGCSMHLTSLLKRMGSRGEVSTNEPEYTELTTPENIERLRGLPFLFFVGGDSAVLSPRATETTYERLIDTFGMSAGLPGGDIQYRRRVVPGYGHLDCWMGRNAWRDVYPFVREEIDRVVRGESYRFREPNDRFKQFAEGR
- a CDS encoding uncharacterized protein (EggNog:ENOG41), translating into MPQAFKEIMPCILDMMPGSRAYEMSLLQRTWAFVGHCKKALFGSNPESGPLGNTQVFLIMSHDGNQATLCLKDDKPYLEFQGVGKSDRVKKLNDLLERATASVGGTLSLTPFYNFMSEQLITAHPLG
- a CDS encoding uncharacterized protein (EggNog:ENOG41) produces the protein MEVFNEQAKTLGLQDKFRRVPLTTRFRNGPNSCGVNMSATTLAGQETTGVNDGSKTSTLVTYIADAWNWGAEMFCKCEVRYIEKVQDDRGGYLIYFACHGKGRSRFAAGNVYGDLMWVHAKRALFLGAGSIGTTEILLRSKHMGLSMSDWVGRSMSGNGDVLAFG
- a CDS encoding uncharacterized protein (EggNog:ENOG41); translated protein: MYPTPPATASSSSVDGDILDDFAHHEDHPMIENDGKTPFPRISKPIEHIRDSYDCVVIGSGYGGSIAASRMARAGESVCLLERGEERWPGEYPTGTIDTMKQYRVTGDLIPSSLGGVGVNMGNPTGMFHLILGHDQNVIAGNGLGGGSLVNANVFLETEHDILKMRYWPPEIRDNPAGLGKCKQYWPLSQLSMEARLD